In Nocardia asteroides, the following proteins share a genomic window:
- a CDS encoding membrane protein, producing the protein MLMRKFAATSALLIAALGVTAGAVNAAPAEAQAPINFSAQEVNGTSVITTDAGSLVTEDGAFKVKAADGTTVAATPLSFRLDDFEFPIAAEISGNKAVLTPELDPAKAVYKPVALPFENQAPWKTEYDRELAAFNRMKDTISVGAAVGALVGGIGGAAVGCVLGGIVGATVASATIVGLFGPFLPAAAIGCIGGILAVGSLGALAGQIFITAPVAIGAAIQYFATTTAPFTPPAK; encoded by the coding sequence ATGCTGATGAGGAAATTCGCCGCCACCTCGGCGCTGCTGATCGCCGCCCTGGGCGTCACCGCCGGTGCCGTCAACGCCGCCCCGGCCGAGGCCCAGGCCCCGATCAACTTCTCCGCGCAGGAAGTGAACGGCACGTCCGTCATCACCACCGACGCGGGCTCGCTGGTCACCGAGGACGGTGCCTTCAAGGTCAAGGCCGCCGACGGCACCACCGTCGCCGCCACCCCGCTGTCGTTCCGCCTGGACGACTTCGAGTTCCCGATCGCCGCCGAGATCTCCGGCAACAAGGCCGTCCTGACCCCGGAGCTCGACCCGGCCAAGGCTGTCTACAAGCCCGTCGCCCTGCCGTTCGAGAACCAGGCGCCGTGGAAGACCGAGTACGACCGTGAGCTCGCGGCGTTCAACCGCATGAAGGACACCATCTCGGTGGGTGCCGCTGTCGGCGCGCTCGTCGGTGGCATCGGCGGCGCGGCCGTCGGTTGTGTCCTCGGCGGCATCGTCGGCGCGACCGTCGCCTCGGCGACCATCGTCGGCCTGTTCGGCCCGTTCCTGCCCGCCGCCGCCATCGGCTGCATCGGTGGCATCCTGGCCGTCGGTTCGCTCGGCGCGCTGGCCGGTCAGATCTTCATCACCGCCCCCGTGGCGATCGGTGCGGCGATCCAGTACTTCGCCACCACCACCGCTCCGTTCACCCCGCCGGCCAAGTAA